Proteins co-encoded in one Chrysemys picta bellii isolate R12L10 chromosome 13, ASM1138683v2, whole genome shotgun sequence genomic window:
- the LOC101935088 gene encoding mucin-1-like isoform X3, whose product MAAAEPARGRDSQRAAGCSVPLLDPASWVEGENVWVLELQPYGDPSAGDEAVKLEPQGPFLRSSVKAVKQETPKPGVAGMPEPEGPFLRSSVRALKQEMPEPGIAGMPEPEGPFLRSAVRALKQEMPEPGIAGMPEPEGPFLRSAVRALKQEMPEPGIAGMPEPEGPFLRSAVRALKQEMPEPGIAGMPEPEGPFLRSAVRAVKQEMQEPGVAGMLEPEGPFLRSTVRAVKRETLEPEGPFLRSSVRALKQEMPKPGIAGMPEPEGPFLRSAVRAVKQEMPEPGIAGMLEPEGPFLRSTGENIPWIPEQGRAGGSQHRAERRNTPRRRQGKNSCYDPLPGRQGGSPLRDITVPQSAAAGGPPHTCATCGKSFSRRSKLSSHQRNHTGDKPHSCGDCGKGFLWRSDLLRHQLMHTGERPHHCSQCGRGFSRASRLLQHQRVHMEASHGTEGSPVPSVLQGVHGEPGHGVGRTPGLREGQRVHVEPGHGVGRSPGLNVGLGVHLEPCHGVGQSPGLNEGQGVYVEPGHGVGQSPGLNEGLGVHAEPDHGVERSPGMNESQGVHSEPDHGVGWSPRLSEGQGVHVEPGHGVGRSLELSEGQGVHAEPGHGVGQSLGLSEGQGVHVEPGNGTERTWALSTLQRSHTEPAHGGEGNVAQSPTLFALQGVHGEPCHGAGWSPVLTTLQGIHAEPGHRVGRSLGLHEGLGVHAEPAHGVGRSPGLSEGQGVHVEPGHGVGHSPGLSEGQRVHAEPSNGAERTWALTTLQGVHAEPCHGAGWSPVLTTLQRSHTEPAHGGEGNVAQSPTLFALQGVHGEPCHGAGWSPVLTTLQGIHAEPGHGVGWSPVLTTLQGVHGEPGHGARWSPVLTTLQGVHVEPCHGAGWSPVLTTLQGVHAEPGHGPGWTPMLTTLQGVHAEPGHGAGWSPMLTTLQGVHGEPCHGQEWSPALNALQGIHGEPSHSPEGNPALIALQRVHAEPWHGAEGNVAQCPTVFALQRIHAEPCYGTEGPAAQSLELIVLQGVHGEPCHGTEQSPALHAVQTVHGEPCHSTEQSPALSAVQTVHGEPCHGTEQSLALHAVQTVHGEPCHGTEQSLALHAVQTVHGEPCHGTEQSLAPSAVQTVHGEPCHGTEQCPALSAVQTVHREPCHGAESPMAQSLALAALQSLQAGEAQCVITEQGGGLAETPPSPVALVQENLFQCPECQKCFSRSSYLVKHRRIHGAGKPHQCPQCGKCFSQRSYLCKHRRIHAVAAGKPHECALCGKRFSLRSYLCKHRRIHTR is encoded by the exons ATGGCTGCGGCAGAGCCCGCTCGGGGAAGGGACTCTCAGCGAGCTGCGG GATGCTCTGTCCCCCTGCTGGACCCGGCGTCCTGGGTGGAAGGGGAGAACGTGTGGGTGCTGGAGCTGCAGCCCTACGGCGATCCCAGTG CAGGTGACGAAGCGGTAAAGCTGGAGCCGCAGGGGCCGTTCCTGAGAAGCTCTGTGAAGGCTGTAAAGCAGGAGACGCCGAAGCCAGGCGTAGCAGGGATGCCGGAGCCGGAGGGGCCGTTCCTGAGAAGCTCTGTGAGGGCTTTAAAGCAGGAGATGCCCGAGCCAGGCATAGCAGGGATGCCAGAGCCGGAGGGGCCGTTCCTGAGAAGTGCTGTGAGGGCTTTAAAGCAGGAGATGCCTGAGCCAGGCATAGCAGGGATGCCAGAGCCGGAGGGGCCGTTCCTGAGAAGTGCTGTGAGGGCTTTAAAGCAGGAGATGCCTGAGCCAGGCATAGCAGGGATGCCAGAGCCGGAGGGGCCGTTCCTGAGAAGTGCTGTGAGGGCTTTAAAGCAGGAGATGCCTGAGCCAGGCATAGCAGGGATGCCAGAGCCGGAAGGGCCGTTCCTGAGAAGTGCTGTGAGGGCTGTAAAGCAGGAGATGCAAGAGCCAGGCGTAGCAGGGATGCTGGAACCGGAGGGGCCGTTCCTGAGAAGCACAGTGAGGGCTGTAAAGCGGGAGACATTGGAGCCGGAGGGGCCGTTCCTGAGAAGCTCTGTGAGGGCTTTAAAGCAGGAGATGCCCAAGCCAGGCATAGCAGGGATGCCGGAGCCGGAGGGGCCGTTTCTGAGAAGTGCTGTGAGGGCTGTAAAGCAGGAGATGCCGGAGCCAGGCATAGCAGGGATGCTGGAGCCAGAGGGGCCGTTCCTGAGAAGCACTGGAGAGAACATTCCCTGGATCCcggagcagggcagagctggcgGGAGCCAGCACCGGGCAGAGAGGAGGAACACTCCACGGAGGAGGCAGGGTAAGAACAGCTGCTATGACCCTCTGCCGGGGAGGCAAGGGGGCAGCCCCCTGCGGGACATCACTGTGCCCCAGAGCGCAGCTGCAGGGGGGCCACCCCACACGTGTGCCACCTGCGGAAAGAGTTTCAGCCGCCGCTCCAAGCTGAGCTCCCACCAGAGGAACCACACTGGAGATAAACCCCACAGCTGTGGGGACTGTGGGAAGGGCTTCCTGTGGCGCTCGGACCTGCTCCGGCACCAGCTCATGCACACGGGGGAGCGTCCCCACCACTGCTCCCAGTGTGGCCGTGGCTTCAGCCGGGCCTCGCGGCTTCTGCAGCATCAGAGAGTCCACATGGAAGCCAGCCACGGAACAGAGGGCAGCCCAGTGCCAAGTGTGCTGCAGGGAGTACACGGGGAGCCTGGCCATGGAGTAGGGCGGACCCCGGGGCTGAGAGAGGGCCAGAGAGTCCACGTGGAGCCTGGTCATGGAGTGGGACGGAGCCCAGGGCtgaatgtggggctgggagtCCACTTGGAGCCCTGccatggggtggggcagagcccggggctgaaTGAGGGCCAGGGAGTCTACGTGGAGCCCGGCCACGGTGtggggcagagcccggggctgaaTGAGGGGCTGGGAGTCCATGCAGAGCCCGACCATGGAGTGGAGCGGAGCCCAGGGATGAATGAGAGCCAGGGAGTCCACTCAGAGCCCGACCACGGAGTGGGGTGGAGCCCGAGGCTGAGTGAGGGGCAAGGAGTCCACGTGGAGCCCGGCCATGGAGTGGGGCGGAGCCTGGAGCTGagtgaggggcagggagtccACGCGGAGCCTGGCCACGGagtggggcagagcctggggctgagtgaggggcagggagtccACGTGGAGCCTGGCAATGGAACAGAGAGGACCTGGGCTCTGAGTACGCTGCAGAGAAGCCATACAGAGCCTGCCCATGGAGGGGAGGGCAAtgtggcacagagcccaacttTGTTTGCACTGCAGGGAGTCCATGGAGAGCCCTGTCATGGAGCGGGGTGGAGCCCGGTGCTCACTACACTGCAGGGCATCCACGCAGAGCCTGGCCACAGAGTGGGGCGGAGCCTGGGGCTGCATGAGGGGCTGGGAGTCCATGCAGAGCCAGCCCACGGAGTGGGGCGGAGCCCGGGGCTGagtgaggggcagggagtccACGTGGAGCCTGGCCATGGAGTGGGGCACAGCCCGGGGCTGAGTGAGGGGCAGAGAGTCCATGCGGAGCCCAGCAATGGAGCAGAGAGGACCTGGGCTCTGACTACGCTGCAAGGAGTCCATGCAGAGCCCTGCCACGGGGCGGGGTGGAGCCCAGTGCTGACTACACTGCAGAGAAGCCACACGGAGCCTGCCCATGGAGGGGAGGGCAATGTGGCACAGAGCCCAACCTTGTTTGCACTTCAGGGAGTCCACGGAGAACCCTGCCATGGAGCGGGGTGGAGCCCGGTGCTCACTACACTGCAGGGCATCCACGCAGAGCCGGGCCACGGAGTGGGCTGGAGCCCGGTACTCACTACACTGCAGGGCGTCCACGGAGAGCCAGGCCATGGAGCAAGGTGGAGCCCAGTGCTAACTACACTGCAGGGTGTCCATGTGGAACCCTGCCACGGAGCAGGGTGGAGCCCGGTGCTCACTACGCTGCAGGGTGTTCATGCAGAGCCAGGCCACGGACCGGGGTGGACCCCAATGCTCACTACACTGCAGGGTGTCCACGCAGAGCCAGGCCACGGAGCAGGGTGGAGCCCCATGCTCACTACGCTGCAGGGAGTCCACGGGGAGCCCTGCCATGGACAAGAATGGAGCCCAGCCCTGAATGCATTGCAGGGCATCCATGGGGAGCCCAGCCACAGCCCAGAAGGGAACCCGGCACTGATTGCCTTGCAGAGGGTGCACGCGGAGCCCTGGCACGGCGCAGAGGGTAATGTGGCACAATGCCCAACTGTGTTTGCGCTGCAGAGAATTCATGCAGAGCCCTGCTACGGCACTGAGGGACCCGCGGCCCAGAGCCTGGAACTGATTGTGCTGCAGGGAGTCCACGGGGAGCCCTGCCACGGTACTGAGCAGAGCCCGGCACTGCATGCAGTGCAGACAGTCCACGGGGAGCCCTGCCACAGCACCGAGCAGAGCCCGGCACTGAGTGCAGTGCAGACAGTCCACGGGGAGCCCTGCCACGGCACCGAGCAGAGTCTGGCACTGCATGCAGTGCAGACAGTCCATGGGGAGCCCTGCCACGGCACCGAGCAGAGCCTGGCACTGCATGCAGTGCAGACAGTCCATGGGGAGCCCTGCCACGGCACCGAGCAGAGCCTGGCACCGAGTGCAGTGCAGACAGTCCACGGGGAGCCCTGCCATGGCACCGAGCAGTGCCCGGCACTGAGTGCAGTGCAGACAGTCCACAGGGAGCCCTGCCACGGAGCAGAGAGTCCCATGGCCCAGAGCCTGGCGCTGGCTGCGCTGCAGAGTCTCCAGGCTGGAGAGGCTCAATGTGTCATCACTGAGCaagggggaggcctggctgagaCCCCCCCATCTCCCGTGGCCTTGGTGCAGGAGAATCTCTTCCAATGTCCCGAGTGCCAAAAGTGCTTCAGCCGCAGCTCGTACCTGGTGAAGCACCGCCGGATCCACGGGGCGGGGAAGCCCCACCAGTGCCCCCAGTGTGGCAAGTGCTTCAGCCAGCGCTCGTACCTCTGCAAGCACCGCCGCATCCATGCCGTGGCAGCCGGCAAACCCCACGAGTGTGCGCTGTGCGGCAAGCGCTTCAGCCTTCGGTCCTACCTCTGCAAACACCGCCGCATCCACACAAGATAG
- the LOC101935088 gene encoding mucin-1-like isoform X4 yields MAAAEPARGRDSQRAAGCSVPLLDPASWVEGENVWVLELQPYGDPSGDEAVKLEPQGPFLRSSVKAVKQETPKPGVAGMPEPEGPFLRSSVRALKQEMPEPGIAGMPEPEGPFLRSAVRALKQEMPEPGIAGMPEPEGPFLRSAVRALKQEMPEPGIAGMPEPEGPFLRSAVRALKQEMPEPGIAGMPEPEGPFLRSAVRAVKQEMQEPGVAGMLEPEGPFLRSTVRAVKRETLEPEGPFLRSSVRALKQEMPKPGIAGMPEPEGPFLRSAVRAVKQEMPEPGIAGMLEPEGPFLRSTGENIPWIPEQGRAGGSQHRAERRNTPRRRQGKNSCYDPLPGRQGGSPLRDITVPQSAAAGGPPHTCATCGKSFSRRSKLSSHQRNHTGDKPHSCGDCGKGFLWRSDLLRHQLMHTGERPHHCSQCGRGFSRASRLLQHQRVHMEASHGTEGSPVPSVLQGVHGEPGHGVGRTPGLREGQRVHVEPGHGVGRSPGLNVGLGVHLEPCHGVGQSPGLNEGQGVYVEPGHGVGQSPGLNEGLGVHAEPDHGVERSPGMNESQGVHSEPDHGVGWSPRLSEGQGVHVEPGHGVGRSLELSEGQGVHAEPGHGVGQSLGLSEGQGVHVEPGNGTERTWALSTLQRSHTEPAHGGEGNVAQSPTLFALQGVHGEPCHGAGWSPVLTTLQGIHAEPGHRVGRSLGLHEGLGVHAEPAHGVGRSPGLSEGQGVHVEPGHGVGHSPGLSEGQRVHAEPSNGAERTWALTTLQGVHAEPCHGAGWSPVLTTLQRSHTEPAHGGEGNVAQSPTLFALQGVHGEPCHGAGWSPVLTTLQGIHAEPGHGVGWSPVLTTLQGVHGEPGHGARWSPVLTTLQGVHVEPCHGAGWSPVLTTLQGVHAEPGHGPGWTPMLTTLQGVHAEPGHGAGWSPMLTTLQGVHGEPCHGQEWSPALNALQGIHGEPSHSPEGNPALIALQRVHAEPWHGAEGNVAQCPTVFALQRIHAEPCYGTEGPAAQSLELIVLQGVHGEPCHGTEQSPALHAVQTVHGEPCHSTEQSPALSAVQTVHGEPCHGTEQSLALHAVQTVHGEPCHGTEQSLALHAVQTVHGEPCHGTEQSLAPSAVQTVHGEPCHGTEQCPALSAVQTVHREPCHGAESPMAQSLALAALQSLQAGEAQCVITEQGGGLAETPPSPVALVQENLFQCPECQKCFSRSSYLVKHRRIHGAGKPHQCPQCGKCFSQRSYLCKHRRIHAVAAGKPHECALCGKRFSLRSYLCKHRRIHTR; encoded by the exons ATGGCTGCGGCAGAGCCCGCTCGGGGAAGGGACTCTCAGCGAGCTGCGG GATGCTCTGTCCCCCTGCTGGACCCGGCGTCCTGGGTGGAAGGGGAGAACGTGTGGGTGCTGGAGCTGCAGCCCTACGGCGATCCCAGTG GTGACGAAGCGGTAAAGCTGGAGCCGCAGGGGCCGTTCCTGAGAAGCTCTGTGAAGGCTGTAAAGCAGGAGACGCCGAAGCCAGGCGTAGCAGGGATGCCGGAGCCGGAGGGGCCGTTCCTGAGAAGCTCTGTGAGGGCTTTAAAGCAGGAGATGCCCGAGCCAGGCATAGCAGGGATGCCAGAGCCGGAGGGGCCGTTCCTGAGAAGTGCTGTGAGGGCTTTAAAGCAGGAGATGCCTGAGCCAGGCATAGCAGGGATGCCAGAGCCGGAGGGGCCGTTCCTGAGAAGTGCTGTGAGGGCTTTAAAGCAGGAGATGCCTGAGCCAGGCATAGCAGGGATGCCAGAGCCGGAGGGGCCGTTCCTGAGAAGTGCTGTGAGGGCTTTAAAGCAGGAGATGCCTGAGCCAGGCATAGCAGGGATGCCAGAGCCGGAAGGGCCGTTCCTGAGAAGTGCTGTGAGGGCTGTAAAGCAGGAGATGCAAGAGCCAGGCGTAGCAGGGATGCTGGAACCGGAGGGGCCGTTCCTGAGAAGCACAGTGAGGGCTGTAAAGCGGGAGACATTGGAGCCGGAGGGGCCGTTCCTGAGAAGCTCTGTGAGGGCTTTAAAGCAGGAGATGCCCAAGCCAGGCATAGCAGGGATGCCGGAGCCGGAGGGGCCGTTTCTGAGAAGTGCTGTGAGGGCTGTAAAGCAGGAGATGCCGGAGCCAGGCATAGCAGGGATGCTGGAGCCAGAGGGGCCGTTCCTGAGAAGCACTGGAGAGAACATTCCCTGGATCCcggagcagggcagagctggcgGGAGCCAGCACCGGGCAGAGAGGAGGAACACTCCACGGAGGAGGCAGGGTAAGAACAGCTGCTATGACCCTCTGCCGGGGAGGCAAGGGGGCAGCCCCCTGCGGGACATCACTGTGCCCCAGAGCGCAGCTGCAGGGGGGCCACCCCACACGTGTGCCACCTGCGGAAAGAGTTTCAGCCGCCGCTCCAAGCTGAGCTCCCACCAGAGGAACCACACTGGAGATAAACCCCACAGCTGTGGGGACTGTGGGAAGGGCTTCCTGTGGCGCTCGGACCTGCTCCGGCACCAGCTCATGCACACGGGGGAGCGTCCCCACCACTGCTCCCAGTGTGGCCGTGGCTTCAGCCGGGCCTCGCGGCTTCTGCAGCATCAGAGAGTCCACATGGAAGCCAGCCACGGAACAGAGGGCAGCCCAGTGCCAAGTGTGCTGCAGGGAGTACACGGGGAGCCTGGCCATGGAGTAGGGCGGACCCCGGGGCTGAGAGAGGGCCAGAGAGTCCACGTGGAGCCTGGTCATGGAGTGGGACGGAGCCCAGGGCtgaatgtggggctgggagtCCACTTGGAGCCCTGccatggggtggggcagagcccggggctgaaTGAGGGCCAGGGAGTCTACGTGGAGCCCGGCCACGGTGtggggcagagcccggggctgaaTGAGGGGCTGGGAGTCCATGCAGAGCCCGACCATGGAGTGGAGCGGAGCCCAGGGATGAATGAGAGCCAGGGAGTCCACTCAGAGCCCGACCACGGAGTGGGGTGGAGCCCGAGGCTGAGTGAGGGGCAAGGAGTCCACGTGGAGCCCGGCCATGGAGTGGGGCGGAGCCTGGAGCTGagtgaggggcagggagtccACGCGGAGCCTGGCCACGGagtggggcagagcctggggctgagtgaggggcagggagtccACGTGGAGCCTGGCAATGGAACAGAGAGGACCTGGGCTCTGAGTACGCTGCAGAGAAGCCATACAGAGCCTGCCCATGGAGGGGAGGGCAAtgtggcacagagcccaacttTGTTTGCACTGCAGGGAGTCCATGGAGAGCCCTGTCATGGAGCGGGGTGGAGCCCGGTGCTCACTACACTGCAGGGCATCCACGCAGAGCCTGGCCACAGAGTGGGGCGGAGCCTGGGGCTGCATGAGGGGCTGGGAGTCCATGCAGAGCCAGCCCACGGAGTGGGGCGGAGCCCGGGGCTGagtgaggggcagggagtccACGTGGAGCCTGGCCATGGAGTGGGGCACAGCCCGGGGCTGAGTGAGGGGCAGAGAGTCCATGCGGAGCCCAGCAATGGAGCAGAGAGGACCTGGGCTCTGACTACGCTGCAAGGAGTCCATGCAGAGCCCTGCCACGGGGCGGGGTGGAGCCCAGTGCTGACTACACTGCAGAGAAGCCACACGGAGCCTGCCCATGGAGGGGAGGGCAATGTGGCACAGAGCCCAACCTTGTTTGCACTTCAGGGAGTCCACGGAGAACCCTGCCATGGAGCGGGGTGGAGCCCGGTGCTCACTACACTGCAGGGCATCCACGCAGAGCCGGGCCACGGAGTGGGCTGGAGCCCGGTACTCACTACACTGCAGGGCGTCCACGGAGAGCCAGGCCATGGAGCAAGGTGGAGCCCAGTGCTAACTACACTGCAGGGTGTCCATGTGGAACCCTGCCACGGAGCAGGGTGGAGCCCGGTGCTCACTACGCTGCAGGGTGTTCATGCAGAGCCAGGCCACGGACCGGGGTGGACCCCAATGCTCACTACACTGCAGGGTGTCCACGCAGAGCCAGGCCACGGAGCAGGGTGGAGCCCCATGCTCACTACGCTGCAGGGAGTCCACGGGGAGCCCTGCCATGGACAAGAATGGAGCCCAGCCCTGAATGCATTGCAGGGCATCCATGGGGAGCCCAGCCACAGCCCAGAAGGGAACCCGGCACTGATTGCCTTGCAGAGGGTGCACGCGGAGCCCTGGCACGGCGCAGAGGGTAATGTGGCACAATGCCCAACTGTGTTTGCGCTGCAGAGAATTCATGCAGAGCCCTGCTACGGCACTGAGGGACCCGCGGCCCAGAGCCTGGAACTGATTGTGCTGCAGGGAGTCCACGGGGAGCCCTGCCACGGTACTGAGCAGAGCCCGGCACTGCATGCAGTGCAGACAGTCCACGGGGAGCCCTGCCACAGCACCGAGCAGAGCCCGGCACTGAGTGCAGTGCAGACAGTCCACGGGGAGCCCTGCCACGGCACCGAGCAGAGTCTGGCACTGCATGCAGTGCAGACAGTCCATGGGGAGCCCTGCCACGGCACCGAGCAGAGCCTGGCACTGCATGCAGTGCAGACAGTCCATGGGGAGCCCTGCCACGGCACCGAGCAGAGCCTGGCACCGAGTGCAGTGCAGACAGTCCACGGGGAGCCCTGCCATGGCACCGAGCAGTGCCCGGCACTGAGTGCAGTGCAGACAGTCCACAGGGAGCCCTGCCACGGAGCAGAGAGTCCCATGGCCCAGAGCCTGGCGCTGGCTGCGCTGCAGAGTCTCCAGGCTGGAGAGGCTCAATGTGTCATCACTGAGCaagggggaggcctggctgagaCCCCCCCATCTCCCGTGGCCTTGGTGCAGGAGAATCTCTTCCAATGTCCCGAGTGCCAAAAGTGCTTCAGCCGCAGCTCGTACCTGGTGAAGCACCGCCGGATCCACGGGGCGGGGAAGCCCCACCAGTGCCCCCAGTGTGGCAAGTGCTTCAGCCAGCGCTCGTACCTCTGCAAGCACCGCCGCATCCATGCCGTGGCAGCCGGCAAACCCCACGAGTGTGCGCTGTGCGGCAAGCGCTTCAGCCTTCGGTCCTACCTCTGCAAACACCGCCGCATCCACACAAGATAG